The Xiphophorus maculatus strain JP 163 A chromosome 21, X_maculatus-5.0-male, whole genome shotgun sequence genome window below encodes:
- the LOC102232627 gene encoding uncharacterized protein LOC102232627: protein MAERRSCYAVWITSLLIVMLLPAFLSAGPILQKSKGDVGESIQEKAEAAASHRRLVRNRRNISWYKQHSDFWAWYKYFTDNGNQDAVQEMDKIYLAYLQNKNRAEARRSYKAYLRHLGEIYKSCANSDDPNCVASYTGRPKSKPEPPKPAPIKTCDPTKDTHCLYMALVQGKSPYLPLVVPVAPAAAVKAPAPLYVRAAAQSKEPAHYHFAPSAVSFLTKEQKAELLRICSSDDVECLQYHLRAAFGYRASSGPLPSYSHLGCDPKKDPACKAKLAQKAPSGLYHQNPNCDPLRDPYCSYAASLVAPRAPNPSAHTGPGSCNPLYEDNCNPLTATRFSSPPQEYRGDERDEAASIRAAPPPAEQNDPYAMFRDPYANANRVTDPYAMYRQYPTPAAPQSTDPYNILRQFMSQAQDNDPYAPRMSAPESNPNDPFSAVREAMNRQSPPSPRQQYPFSNPSYEEPPQEERHSLGPPGKTKEGYDCYIGYDRECFPVRPSQPHSGAPRRTPYPVDPYQPHQNTDGDRRGVLEPDNPHCDPEYDRDCRLRRYEPAQPQPELHTQEDRSQRTEESEQHGQDQYEVEPYQSGQEEPYMSYPPQSQGTPSLQDILRSYGDRFPEQDDHRAYADDYRKK, encoded by the exons ATGGCTGAACGGAGAAGCTGCTACGCTGTTTGGATCACTTCCCTTCTTATTGTGATGCTGCTGCCTG CGTTCTTGTCTGCGGGGCCGATTCTGCAAAAGTCCAAAGGAGATG TGGGGGAAAGCATCCAGGAAAaggcagaagctgcagcttcccACAGGAGGCTGGTCCGTAACCGCAGGAACATCAGCTGGTACAAACAGCACTCCGACTTCTGGGCCTGGTACAAGTACTTCACAGACAACGGCAACCAAGATGCA GTTCAGGAAATGGACAAGATCTATCTGGCCTATCTTCAGAACAAGAACCGTGCCGAGGCGCGCCGTTCCTACAAGGCCTACCTGCGCCACTTGGGGGAGATATACAAGTCCTGCGCCAACTCTGACGATCCTAACTGTGTGGCGTCTTACACAGGCCGGCCCAAATCCAAACCAGAGCCCCCTAAACCAGCCCCCATAAAAACATGTGACCCAACCAAGGATACTCACTGCTTGTATATGGCTCTAGTCCAGGGTAAGAGTCCCTATCTGCCCCTGGTGGTCCCGGTTGCCCCCGCCGCAGCAGTCAAGGCCCCCGCTCCTTTATATGTCCGTGCTGCTGCTCAGTCGAAGGAGCCGGCCCATTATCACTTCGCTCCATCTGCAGTGTCCTTCCTTACCAAG GAGCAGAAGGCGGAGCTGCTGCGTATCTGCTCTTCTGATGACGTTGAGTGTCTGCAGTACCACCTCAGAGCTGCCTTTGGGTATCGGGCCTCTTCCGGACCCCTCCCATCATACAGCCACCTGGGCTGTGACCCCAAGAAAGACCCTGCCTGCAAAGCTAAACTAGCTCAAAAGGCACCTTCTGGTCTCTACCATCAGAACCCCAACTGTGATCCTCTCCGGGACCCTTACTGCTCCTATGCTGCCTCTCTTGTG GCTCCTCGTGCTCCCAACCCTTCAGCCCACACTGGTCCTGGATCTTGCAACCCTCTTTATGAAGACAATTGCAATCCTCTGACTGCCACCAGATTCTCTTCCCCCCCACAGGAGTACAGAGGCGATGAACGAGACGAAGCGGCGTCTATTcgtgcagctcctcctcctgctgagCAGAATGACCCTTATGCCATGTTTAGGGATCcttatgctaatgctaacagagTTACAGATCCGTACGCAATGTACCGACAGTATCCGACCCCGGCCGCTCCTCAGTCTACTGATCCGTACAACATTCTTCGTCAGTTCATGTCCCAAGCACAGGATAATGACCCATACGCTCCACGCATGTCTGCTCCTGAGTCGAACCCTAACGACCCTTTCTCTGCTGTCCGGGAAGCCATGAATCGTCAGAGTCCTCCCTCGCCCAGGCAGCAGTACCCGTTTTCCAACCCGAGTTATGAGGAGCCGCCCCAGGAAGAGCGTCACTCTCTGGGACCTCCAGGTAAAACCAAAGAGGGCTATGACTGCTACATTGGTTACGACCGTGAATGCTTCCCAGTAAGACCTAGCCAACCTCACTCCGGAGCTCCTCGCCGCACTCCCTACCCCGTTGATCCCTACCAACCCCATCAGAACACAGACGGCGACCGCAGAGGCGTCCTGGAACCAGACAACCCTCACTGCGACCCGGAGTACGACCGTGACTGCCGCCTGCGTCGCTACGAACCAGCGCAACCCCAACCTGAACTCCACACTCAGGAGGACCGCAGTCAGAGAACAGAAGAGTCTGAGCAACATGGACAAGACCAGTACGAGGTCGAGCCCTACCAGAGCGGTCAGGAAGAGCCTTATATGTCCTACCCGCCTCAGTCACAGGGTACGCCCAGCCTGCAGGACATCCTCCGGAGCTACGGAGACCGCTTCCCTGAACAGGACGACCACAGAGCCTATGCAGACGACTACCGTAAGAAGTAA
- the cops9 gene encoding COP9 signalosome complex subunit 9: MKPAVDEMFPEGAGPYVDLDEAGGSSGLLMDLAANEKAVHSDFFNDFEDLFDDDDLQ; the protein is encoded by the exons atgaAGCCTGCAGTGGACGAGATGTTTCCAGAAGGAGCCGGACCTTACGTGGACCTGGACGAG GCAGGGGGCAGCAGCGGCCTGCTGATGGACCTAGCAGCCAACGAGAAAGCCGTTcattcagatttctttaatg aCTTTGAGGATCTGTTTGACGACGATGACCTGCAGTGA